One stretch of Mycolicibacterium fallax DNA includes these proteins:
- a CDS encoding ATP-dependent DNA helicase, which produces MADTSVTELLAAAVTALGGTRRDGQVAMAEAVDRAFHTGEHLAVQAGTGTGKSLAYLVPAIKHAADGNGPVVVSTATIALQRQLVDRDLPRLTAALTGTLPRTPSFALLKGRGNYLCLNKLHTGGTGAEEAELPQEQLFNPATASALGREVVRLNEWAQDTETGDRDELRPGVTDRAWGQVSVSARECLGPSRCPYATECFSERARAEAGRADVVVTNHALLAIDAIADAAVLPEHALLVVDEAHDLVDRVTGVATGELTATSMGTASRRSGRLIDAELTERLDAAAATLSADLHERDAGRIDILDEDLGRALTLLRDAAGAARSAIDTAPTDPKAAAARSEAVAALDEVADTAARMLDSFGPAIPDRLDVVWLDREEIRGNTRVVLRVAPLSVAGLLRHRLFAETTTVLTSATLTLGGSFDGMAGAWGLTSPDPEKSVRWRGLDVGSPFDHARSGILYIAKHLPPPGRDGSASEAQHREIAELIEAAGGRTLGLFSSMRAARAAADEMRQRLDTPVLCQGEDATALLVEKFAADPQTSLFGTLSLWQGVDVPGPSLSLVLIDRIPFPRPDDPLLTARQRAVAARGGNGFMAVAANHAALLLAQGAGRLLRRADDRGVVAVLDSRMATARYGGYLRSSLPPFWTTTDGARVRAALRRLRGADTESAPSPE; this is translated from the coding sequence ATGGCCGACACATCGGTAACCGAACTGCTGGCCGCCGCGGTCACCGCGCTCGGCGGCACCCGCCGCGACGGGCAGGTGGCGATGGCCGAGGCCGTGGACCGGGCGTTTCACACCGGTGAGCACCTGGCGGTGCAGGCCGGCACCGGCACCGGCAAGTCGCTGGCGTACCTGGTGCCGGCGATCAAACATGCCGCCGACGGCAACGGCCCGGTGGTGGTGTCGACCGCCACCATCGCGCTGCAGCGCCAACTCGTCGACCGCGACCTGCCCCGGCTGACCGCCGCGCTGACCGGCACGCTGCCGCGCACCCCGAGCTTCGCGCTGCTCAAGGGCCGCGGGAACTACCTGTGCCTGAACAAGCTGCACACCGGCGGCACCGGCGCCGAGGAGGCCGAGCTGCCCCAGGAGCAGCTGTTCAACCCGGCCACCGCCAGCGCCCTGGGCCGGGAGGTGGTGCGGCTCAACGAATGGGCGCAGGACACCGAGACCGGCGACCGCGACGAGCTGCGGCCCGGCGTCACCGACCGGGCCTGGGGGCAGGTCAGCGTGTCGGCCCGGGAATGCCTGGGGCCCTCGCGCTGCCCGTACGCCACCGAGTGTTTCTCGGAGCGGGCGCGCGCCGAGGCCGGCCGGGCCGACGTCGTCGTCACCAACCACGCGCTGTTGGCCATCGACGCGATCGCCGACGCGGCGGTGCTGCCCGAGCACGCGCTGCTGGTCGTCGACGAGGCCCACGACCTGGTCGACCGGGTGACCGGGGTGGCGACCGGGGAGCTGACCGCGACGTCGATGGGCACCGCGTCGCGGCGCAGCGGGCGGCTGATCGACGCCGAACTGACCGAGCGCCTGGACGCCGCGGCCGCGACGCTCTCGGCGGACCTGCATGAACGCGACGCCGGCCGGATCGACATCCTCGACGAGGATCTCGGCCGCGCGCTGACCCTGCTGCGCGACGCCGCGGGCGCCGCCCGCAGCGCCATCGACACCGCGCCGACGGATCCGAAGGCCGCGGCCGCGCGTTCGGAGGCGGTGGCCGCCCTCGACGAGGTCGCCGACACCGCCGCCCGGATGCTGGATTCGTTCGGCCCGGCGATCCCCGACCGGCTCGACGTGGTGTGGCTGGACCGCGAGGAGATCCGCGGCAACACCCGGGTCGTGCTGCGGGTGGCGCCGCTGAGCGTGGCCGGGCTGCTGCGGCACCGCCTGTTCGCCGAGACCACCACGGTGCTGACCTCGGCGACGCTCACGCTCGGCGGCTCGTTCGACGGGATGGCCGGCGCCTGGGGCCTGACCAGCCCCGATCCGGAGAAGTCGGTGCGCTGGCGCGGCCTGGACGTCGGCTCGCCGTTCGACCACGCCCGCTCCGGCATCCTCTACATCGCCAAGCACCTGCCGCCGCCGGGGCGCGACGGCAGCGCCTCGGAGGCCCAGCACCGCGAGATCGCCGAGCTGATCGAGGCCGCCGGCGGCCGCACCCTGGGGTTGTTCTCGTCGATGCGCGCGGCCCGGGCGGCGGCCGACGAGATGCGCCAGCGGCTGGACACCCCGGTGCTGTGCCAGGGCGAGGACGCCACCGCCCTGCTGGTGGAGAAGTTCGCCGCCGACCCGCAGACCTCGCTGTTCGGGACGCTGTCGCTGTGGCAGGGCGTCGACGTGCCGGGCCCGTCGCTGTCGCTGGTGCTGATCGACCGGATCCCGTTCCCGCGGCCCGACGATCCGCTGCTGACCGCCCGGCAGCGGGCCGTCGCCGCCCGCGGCGGTAACGGGTTCATGGCGGTGGCCGCCAACCATGCCGCGCTGCTGCTCGCCCAGGGCGCCGGCCGGCTGCTGCGCCGGGCCGATGACCGCGGCGTGGTCGCGGTGCTCGATTCCCGGATGGCGACCGCCCGGTACGGCGGGTACCTGCGCTCGTCGCTGCCACCGTTTTGGACCACCACCGACGGTGCGCGGGTGCGGGCCGCGCTTCGCCGGTTGCGGGGCGCCGACACCGAATCGGCGCCGAGCCCCGAGTGA
- a CDS encoding nicotinate phosphoribosyltransferase — protein MTVSLLTDKYELTMLSAALRDGTAARRCVFELFARRLPAGRRYGVVAGTGRLLDALARFRFDDDDLRALRGDIDPATIDFLRDFRFTGDIDGYPEGELYFPDSPVLAVRGSFAECVLLETLALSIYNHDSAIASAAARMVSAAGGRTLIEMGSRRTHERSAVAAARAAYLAGFAATSNLEAGRSFGVPTTGTSAHAFTMLYAGPDGPNEPAAFAAQVAALGTDTTLLVDTYDVSTGIANAVAAGGPRLGAIRIDSGDLGVLARQAREQLDALGATGTRIVLSGDLDEYSIAALRAEPVDGYGVGTSVVTGSGSPAAGMVYKLVEVDGLPVTKRSSNKVSHGGAKRAVRLARESGTVTEELLYPAGAPPRVDGPARELMTPLVRDGVVVADPDLAAARRRVADALLTLPWEGLKLSHGEPAIATRIIAPGHNEESWPTHR, from the coding sequence GTGACGGTGTCCCTGCTGACCGACAAGTACGAGCTGACCATGCTCTCGGCGGCGCTGCGCGACGGCACCGCGGCGCGGCGCTGCGTGTTCGAACTGTTCGCCCGCAGGCTGCCCGCGGGTCGGCGCTACGGCGTGGTCGCCGGCACCGGCCGGCTGCTCGACGCGCTGGCCCGGTTCCGGTTCGACGACGACGATCTGCGGGCCCTGCGCGGTGACATCGACCCGGCGACGATCGATTTCCTGCGCGATTTCCGGTTCACCGGCGACATCGACGGCTACCCCGAGGGCGAACTGTATTTCCCGGACTCGCCGGTGCTGGCGGTGCGCGGCAGCTTCGCCGAATGCGTGCTGCTGGAGACCCTGGCGCTGTCGATCTACAACCACGACTCCGCGATCGCCTCGGCCGCGGCCCGGATGGTCAGCGCCGCCGGGGGCCGGACGCTGATCGAGATGGGTTCGCGGCGCACCCACGAGCGTTCCGCCGTCGCCGCCGCCCGGGCCGCCTACCTGGCGGGGTTTGCCGCCACCTCCAACCTGGAGGCCGGCCGGAGTTTCGGTGTCCCGACCACCGGCACCAGCGCGCACGCGTTCACCATGCTCTACGCCGGCCCGGACGGCCCGAACGAGCCGGCCGCGTTCGCCGCGCAGGTCGCCGCGCTGGGCACCGACACCACCCTGCTGGTCGACACCTACGACGTCAGCACCGGCATCGCCAACGCCGTCGCCGCCGGCGGCCCGCGGCTGGGTGCCATCCGGATCGACTCCGGTGACCTGGGCGTGCTGGCCCGGCAGGCCCGCGAGCAGCTCGACGCGCTGGGCGCCACCGGCACCCGGATCGTGCTGTCCGGGGATCTCGACGAATACTCGATCGCCGCGCTGCGCGCCGAACCGGTCGACGGCTACGGGGTCGGGACCTCGGTGGTGACCGGGTCCGGGTCGCCTGCCGCGGGCATGGTCTACAAGCTTGTCGAGGTCGACGGCCTGCCGGTCACCAAGCGCAGCAGCAACAAGGTGTCCCACGGCGGCGCCAAGCGGGCGGTGCGGCTGGCGCGGGAGTCCGGGACCGTCACCGAGGAACTCCTCTACCCGGCCGGCGCGCCGCCGCGGGTCGACGGGCCGGCCCGCGAGCTGATGACCCCGCTGGTGCGCGACGGCGTCGTGGTGGCCGACCCGGATCTGGCGGCGGCCCGGCGGCGGGTCGCCGACGCTCTGCTGACCCTGCCGTGGGAAGGTCTCAAGCTGTCGCACGGGGAGCCCGCCATCGCGACCCGGATCATTGCGCCGGGCCACAACGAGGAGTCATGGCCGACACATCGGTAA
- the clpS gene encoding ATP-dependent Clp protease adapter ClpS codes for MAASAPTKPADQRLTDPVDAVDAPWVTIVWDDPVNLMNYVTYVFQTLFGYSEPHATKLMLQVHNEGKAVVTAGSRESMEIDVAKLHAAGLWASMQQDS; via the coding sequence ATGGCCGCCTCCGCACCGACCAAGCCGGCCGATCAGCGGCTGACCGATCCCGTCGACGCCGTCGACGCACCCTGGGTGACGATCGTCTGGGACGACCCGGTCAACCTGATGAACTACGTGACCTACGTGTTCCAGACGCTGTTCGGCTACTCCGAGCCGCACGCCACCAAGCTGATGCTGCAGGTGCACAACGAGGGCAAGGCGGTGGTGACCGCGGGCAGCCGGGAATCGATGGAGATCGACGTCGCCAAGCTGCACGCGGCCGGGCTCTGGGCGAGCATGCAGCAGGACTCCTAG
- the aosR gene encoding oxidative stress transcriptional regulator AosR: MRKWKRVDTAEGPRFRSELESHEAALLHNMIDSVLEMLDGRQAQSPADELEAITGIRTGPSAPPADDTLARLLPDFYRADATGATEMPDGIGPADFNGALRSVHEPAIIDAKREAATRMRDTCPRDGGRLELTEADAQAWIAAVNDIRLALGTILGVGAGGPDLLPVDHPLAGHLDVYHWLTALQEYLVLGLMGKRA, translated from the coding sequence GTGCGCAAATGGAAGCGGGTCGACACCGCTGAGGGACCCCGGTTCCGCTCCGAGCTGGAATCGCACGAGGCCGCCCTGCTGCACAACATGATCGACTCGGTGCTGGAGATGCTCGACGGCCGCCAGGCGCAATCCCCGGCCGACGAACTGGAGGCCATCACCGGGATCCGCACCGGCCCGTCGGCCCCGCCGGCCGACGACACCCTGGCCCGGCTGCTGCCGGACTTCTATCGCGCCGACGCGACCGGGGCCACCGAGATGCCCGACGGGATCGGCCCCGCCGACTTCAACGGCGCGCTGCGCAGCGTGCACGAGCCCGCCATCATCGACGCCAAGCGCGAGGCGGCCACCCGGATGCGCGACACCTGCCCGCGCGACGGCGGACGCCTGGAGCTGACCGAGGCCGACGCGCAGGCCTGGATCGCCGCCGTCAACGACATCCGGTTGGCGCTGGGCACCATCCTGGGCGTCGGCGCGGGCGGCCCGGACCTGCTGCCGGTGGACCATCCGCTGGCCGGGCACCTCGACGTCTACCACTGGCTGACCGCGCTGCAGGAGTACCTGGTGCTGGGACTGATGGGCAAGCGGGCATGA
- a CDS encoding P1 family peptidase, translated as MNRHGSITDVAGILVGQHHWLDDDATLGTGWASGTTVLLTPPNTVGGVDCRGGAPGTRETELLDPANSVQYVDAIALCGGSAYGLAAADGIMNWLESQGRGVAMSGGLVPIVPAAVIFDLPVGAWSSRPTADFGYAAARSAGTEVAVGTAGAGTGARSGVLKGGVGTASVRLGGRYDGVTVGALAIVNSAGSVIDPDTGLPWMADAVRRFGLRTPPPDQVAAFAARDAEHNPLNTTIAVVATDAALSPAGCRRMAIAAHDGLAHAIRPAHTPVDGDTVFALSTGAVRVPPDPQTPPQMSAETPLLAAVGAAAAEALATAVLVGVFAASTVADIPTYRDLLPGAFA; from the coding sequence ATGAACCGGCACGGCTCGATCACCGACGTCGCCGGCATCCTGGTCGGCCAGCACCACTGGCTGGACGACGACGCCACCCTCGGCACCGGCTGGGCGTCGGGCACGACGGTGCTGCTCACCCCGCCGAACACCGTCGGCGGCGTGGACTGCCGCGGTGGCGCGCCGGGCACCCGCGAGACCGAACTGCTGGACCCCGCCAACAGCGTGCAGTACGTCGACGCGATCGCGCTGTGCGGCGGCAGCGCCTACGGGCTGGCCGCCGCCGACGGGATCATGAACTGGCTGGAGAGTCAGGGCCGCGGCGTCGCGATGTCCGGCGGGCTGGTGCCGATCGTGCCGGCCGCGGTGATCTTCGACCTGCCGGTCGGTGCCTGGTCGTCCCGGCCGACCGCCGACTTCGGCTACGCCGCGGCCCGCTCGGCCGGCACCGAGGTCGCGGTGGGCACCGCCGGTGCGGGCACCGGCGCCCGCTCCGGGGTGCTCAAGGGCGGTGTCGGCACCGCGTCGGTGCGGCTGGGCGGCCGCTACGACGGGGTCACCGTCGGCGCCCTGGCGATCGTCAACAGCGCGGGCAGCGTCATCGACCCGGACACCGGGCTGCCCTGGATGGCCGACGCGGTGCGCAGATTCGGGTTGCGGACCCCGCCGCCGGACCAGGTCGCGGCGTTTGCCGCCCGGGACGCCGAACACAACCCGCTGAACACCACCATCGCCGTCGTCGCGACCGACGCCGCACTGTCCCCGGCCGGCTGCCGGCGGATGGCGATCGCCGCGCACGACGGCCTGGCGCACGCCATCCGCCCGGCGCACACCCCGGTCGACGGCGACACCGTCTTCGCGCTGTCCACCGGCGCGGTGCGGGTGCCGCCGGACCCGCAGACCCCGCCGCAGATGTCTGCGGAGACCCCGCTGCTGGCCGCCGTCGGCGCGGCCGCCGCCGAGGCGCTGGCCACCGCCGTGCTCGTCGGGGTGTTCGCCGCAAGCACCGTCGCCGACATCCCGACCTACCGCGATCTGTTGCCGGGGGCGTTCGCATGA
- a CDS encoding rhomboid family intramembrane serine protease, translating to MTIPTGHLGTEPAKPRPAWQVGAATIAGFVAVLYLIELIDTVAGHRLDYHGIAPMSADGLWGIAFAPLLHANWAHLIANTIPLLVLGFLMTLSGMARFVSATAVIWVLGGFGTWLIGDVGPCPGSSIHIGASGLIFGWLTFLLVFGWFSRRPWEIIVSVIVLVGYGSVLWGAVPVLNRCGGVSWQAHLCGAIAGVVAAYLLSGPERKARAERRAVRG from the coding sequence ATGACCATCCCGACCGGCCACCTGGGCACCGAACCGGCCAAACCGCGCCCGGCCTGGCAGGTCGGCGCCGCCACCATCGCCGGTTTCGTCGCGGTGCTCTACCTGATCGAACTCATCGACACCGTCGCCGGGCACCGGCTGGACTACCACGGCATCGCGCCGATGAGCGCCGACGGACTCTGGGGCATCGCCTTCGCCCCGCTGCTGCACGCCAACTGGGCGCACCTGATCGCCAACACGATCCCGCTGCTGGTGCTCGGCTTCCTGATGACGCTGTCGGGGATGGCCAGATTCGTCTCGGCCACCGCCGTCATCTGGGTGCTCGGCGGATTCGGCACCTGGCTGATCGGTGACGTCGGCCCCTGCCCGGGCTCCTCCATCCACATCGGCGCCTCCGGCCTGATCTTCGGCTGGCTGACCTTCCTGCTGGTGTTCGGCTGGTTCAGCCGGCGGCCCTGGGAGATCATCGTCAGCGTCATCGTGCTGGTCGGCTACGGCAGCGTGCTGTGGGGCGCGGTCCCGGTGCTCAACCGCTGCGGCGGCGTGTCGTGGCAGGCCCACCTGTGCGGCGCGATCGCCGGTGTGGTCGCCGCCTATCTGCTGTCCGGCCCGGAACGCAAGGCGCGGGCCGAGCGGCGGGCGGTGCGCGGATGA
- the murI gene encoding glutamate racemase codes for MGSRATSSSGKERPSSSRPVGVFDSGVGGLTVARAIIDMLPDEEMIYVGDTGNGPYGPLPIADIRAHALAIMDDLVERGVKALVIACNSASSACLRDARERYDVPVVEVILPAVRRAVATTRSGRIGVIGTEATVASGAYQDAFGAAVGTEITAVACPRFVDFVERGITSGRQVLNLAEGYLEPLQRADVDTLVLGCTHYPLLSGLIQLVVGDGVTLVSSAEETAKDLLRVLTEQDLLRPHDLPPPGRRFEATGDPEAFLALASRFLGPAITGVEPAAGHTRHADR; via the coding sequence GTGGGGTCGCGGGCGACCTCTTCCTCGGGGAAAGAACGCCCCTCGTCGAGTCGCCCGGTGGGCGTGTTCGATTCCGGGGTCGGCGGGCTCACCGTCGCCCGCGCGATCATCGACATGCTGCCCGACGAGGAGATGATTTACGTCGGCGACACCGGCAACGGGCCGTACGGTCCACTGCCCATCGCCGATATCCGCGCGCATGCCCTGGCGATCATGGACGACCTGGTCGAACGCGGGGTCAAGGCGCTGGTCATCGCCTGCAACTCGGCGTCCTCGGCGTGCCTGCGCGACGCCAGGGAACGCTACGACGTGCCGGTGGTCGAGGTGATCCTGCCCGCGGTGCGACGGGCGGTCGCGACCACCCGCAGCGGCCGGATCGGGGTGATCGGGACCGAGGCGACCGTCGCCTCCGGGGCCTACCAGGACGCGTTCGGCGCCGCGGTGGGCACCGAGATCACCGCGGTGGCCTGCCCCCGGTTCGTCGACTTCGTCGAGCGCGGCATCACCAGCGGTCGGCAGGTGCTGAACCTGGCGGAGGGCTACCTGGAGCCGCTGCAGCGCGCCGACGTCGACACTCTGGTGCTGGGCTGCACGCACTATCCGCTGCTGTCCGGGCTGATCCAGCTGGTCGTCGGCGACGGGGTGACCCTGGTGTCCAGCGCCGAGGAGACCGCCAAGGATTTGCTGCGGGTCCTCACCGAGCAAGATCTGCTGCGCCCGCACGACCTGCCACCGCCCGGTCGCCGGTTCGAGGCGACCGGCGACCCCGAGGCGTTCCTGGCGCTGGCCTCCCGATTCCTAGGGCCCGCCATCACCGGCGTGGAACCCGCCGCCGGGCACACCCGGCACGCCGACCGGTAG
- a CDS encoding cyclic nucleotide-degrading phosphodiesterase, with translation MRVTVLGCSGSVVGPDSPASGYLLTAPGTEPLAIDFGGGVLGTLQRFADPGEVNVFLSHLHADHCLDLPGLFVWRRYHPNAPTGKALMYGPADTWSRMAAASSPHGAELDDFTDIFDVHSWSDGQTISYGALNVHVREMKHPTASFGMRFTDPSGAVLVYSADTGICDAIVELAQGADVFLCEASWTHSPKNPADLHLSGTEAGQIATAAGVGELLLTHIPPWTSREDVIAEAKAAFDGPVHAVVAGEGFDVRCTRSR, from the coding sequence GTGCGCGTCACTGTGCTTGGTTGCTCCGGCAGCGTGGTCGGACCGGATTCTCCGGCGTCGGGCTACCTGTTGACCGCGCCGGGCACCGAGCCGCTGGCAATCGACTTCGGCGGGGGCGTGCTGGGCACGCTGCAACGGTTCGCCGACCCGGGCGAGGTCAACGTCTTCCTGTCCCATCTGCACGCCGATCACTGCCTGGACCTGCCGGGACTGTTCGTCTGGCGGCGCTACCACCCGAATGCGCCGACCGGCAAGGCGCTGATGTACGGGCCGGCGGACACCTGGTCGCGGATGGCGGCGGCCTCCTCGCCGCACGGCGCCGAACTCGACGACTTCACCGACATCTTCGACGTGCACTCCTGGTCGGACGGCCAGACCATCAGCTACGGCGCGCTCAACGTGCACGTGCGCGAGATGAAGCACCCCACCGCTTCGTTCGGGATGCGGTTCACCGACCCGAGCGGAGCGGTGCTGGTCTACAGCGCCGACACCGGCATCTGCGACGCCATCGTCGAGCTCGCCCAGGGCGCCGACGTGTTCCTGTGCGAGGCGTCCTGGACGCACAGCCCGAAAAATCCCGCCGACCTGCACCTGTCCGGGACCGAGGCCGGTCAGATCGCCACCGCGGCCGGGGTCGGGGAGTTGCTGCTGACCCACATTCCGCCGTGGACCTCCCGCGAGGACGTGATCGCCGAGGCCAAGGCCGCCTTCGACGGTCCGGTGCACGCCGTGGTTGCCGGCGAGGGTTTCGACGTCCGCTGCACCCGCTCGCGGTAG
- the rph gene encoding ribonuclease PH: MTSREDGRSDDELRPVKITRGFTSHPAGSVLVEFGDTRVLCTASVVEGVPRWRKGSGLGWLTAEYAMLPAATHTRSDRESVKGRVGGRTQEISRLVGRSLRACIDLRALGENTISIDCDVLQADGGTRTAAITGAYVALADAVTYLGAAGRLSDPRPLSCAIAAVSVGVVDGRVRVDLPYEEDSRAEVDMNIVATDTGTFVEVQGTGEGATFPRSTLDKMLDAALVGCEQLFEIQRAALELPYPGVLPEGPAPKKAFGS, encoded by the coding sequence GTGACCAGTCGCGAAGACGGCCGCTCCGATGACGAGCTCCGGCCGGTAAAGATCACCCGCGGGTTCACCTCGCATCCGGCCGGATCGGTCCTGGTGGAGTTCGGCGATACCCGGGTGCTGTGCACGGCCAGCGTCGTCGAGGGCGTGCCGCGCTGGCGTAAGGGCTCCGGCCTGGGCTGGCTGACCGCCGAGTACGCCATGCTCCCGGCCGCCACCCACACCCGCTCGGACCGCGAATCGGTCAAGGGCCGGGTCGGTGGTCGCACCCAGGAGATCAGCCGGCTGGTCGGTCGCTCGCTGCGCGCCTGCATCGACCTGCGTGCGCTGGGGGAGAACACCATCTCCATCGACTGTGACGTGCTGCAGGCCGACGGCGGCACCCGCACCGCGGCGATCACCGGCGCCTACGTGGCGCTGGCCGACGCCGTCACCTACCTGGGCGCGGCGGGCCGGCTCTCTGACCCCCGGCCGCTGTCCTGCGCGATCGCCGCGGTCAGCGTCGGGGTGGTCGACGGCCGAGTGCGCGTCGACCTGCCGTACGAGGAGGATTCCCGCGCCGAGGTCGACATGAACATCGTCGCCACCGACACCGGCACCTTCGTCGAGGTGCAGGGCACCGGCGAGGGCGCGACGTTCCCGCGCTCGACGCTGGACAAGATGCTGGACGCGGCGCTGGTCGGCTGCGAGCAGCTGTTCGAAATCCAGCGCGCCGCATTGGAACTGCCGTACCCCGGGGTGCTTCCGGAGGGCCCGGCACCGAAGAAGGCTTTCGGGAGCTGA
- the rdgB gene encoding RdgB/HAM1 family non-canonical purine NTP pyrophosphatase — protein MPRLLMATRNRKKLAELRRVLDSSGVDLVLLSLDDVPEYPEAPETGAGFEDNALAKARDGFAATGIPCLADDSGLAVDALNGMPGVLSARWSGTHGDDVGNYRLLLAQLCDVPEQRRGAGFVSVCALVWGPGPDDQRTVRGQWRGSIAREPRGQGGFGYDPVFLPEGDDRSAAELSPAEKDAVSHRSRALELLVPALRTLA, from the coding sequence ATGCCTCGGCTGTTGATGGCCACCCGCAACCGCAAGAAGCTGGCCGAGCTGCGCCGGGTTCTCGACTCCAGCGGGGTGGACCTGGTGCTGCTGTCGCTCGATGACGTTCCGGAATACCCGGAGGCGCCCGAAACCGGCGCCGGCTTCGAGGACAACGCGCTGGCCAAGGCCCGTGACGGGTTCGCGGCCACCGGAATCCCGTGCCTGGCCGATGATTCCGGCCTGGCCGTCGACGCCCTCAACGGGATGCCCGGGGTGCTCTCGGCGCGCTGGTCCGGCACTCACGGCGACGACGTCGGCAACTACCGGTTGCTGCTCGCGCAGCTCTGCGATGTGCCCGAGCAGCGTCGCGGCGCCGGATTCGTTTCGGTGTGCGCGCTGGTCTGGGGACCGGGCCCCGACGATCAGCGCACCGTCCGCGGCCAGTGGCGCGGGTCGATCGCCCGCGAGCCCCGCGGTCAGGGCGGTTTCGGCTACGACCCGGTGTTCCTGCCCGAGGGCGACGACCGTTCGGCGGCCGAGCTGAGCCCGGCGGAAAAGGACGCGGTCTCGCACCGCAGCCGGGCGCTGGAGTTGCTGGTGCCCGCGCTGCGCACACTGGCCTGA